The following are encoded together in the Streptococcus oralis genome:
- the pepA gene encoding glutamyl aminopeptidase yields the protein MTTLFSKIKEVTEFAAISGHEAPVRTYLREKLTPHVDEVVTDGLGGIFGIKHSEAVDAPRVLVASHMDEVGFMVSEIKPDGTFRVVEIGGWNPMVVSSQRFKLFTRDGREIPVISGSVPPHLTRGTGGPTMPAISDIIFDGGFADKAEAESFGIRPGDTIVPDSSAILTANEKNIISKAWDNRYGVLMVSELAEALSGQKLGNELYLGSNVQEEVGLRGAHTSTTKFDPEVFLAVDCSPAGDVYGGQGKIGDGTLIRFYDPGHLLLPAMKDFLLTTAEEAGIKYQYYCGKGGTDAGAAHLKNGGVPSTTIGVCARYIHSHQTLYAMDDFLEAQAFLQALVKKLDRSTVDLIKHY from the coding sequence ATGACAACATTATTTTCAAAAATCAAAGAAGTAACAGAATTTGCTGCGATCTCGGGTCATGAAGCGCCTGTCCGGACTTATCTTCGTGAAAAGTTGACACCGCACGTGGATGAAGTAGTGACAGATGGCTTGGGTGGTATTTTTGGTATCAAGCATTCAGAAGCTGTCGATGCACCGCGTGTTTTGGTCGCTTCTCACATGGACGAAGTTGGTTTTATGGTCAGTGAGATTAAGCCAGACGGAACCTTCCGTGTGGTTGAAATCGGTGGCTGGAATCCTATGGTGGTCAGCAGTCAACGCTTTAAACTCTTTACTCGTGACGGTCGTGAAATCCCAGTGATTTCAGGTTCTGTTCCTCCACATTTGACACGTGGAACAGGAGGACCAACTATGCCAGCAATCTCAGATATCATTTTTGATGGTGGGTTTGCAGACAAGGCTGAGGCAGAAAGCTTTGGTATCCGTCCGGGTGATACCATTGTCCCTGATAGCTCCGCTATCTTGACAGCCAATGAAAAAAATATCATCTCAAAAGCTTGGGACAACCGCTATGGAGTTCTTATGGTTAGTGAGCTAGCAGAAGCCCTTTCAGGTCAAAAACTCGGAAATGAACTCTATCTTGGCTCGAACGTCCAAGAAGAGGTTGGTCTTCGTGGCGCTCATACTTCTACAACTAAGTTTGACCCAGAAGTTTTCCTAGCCGTTGACTGCTCACCTGCTGGTGATGTTTATGGTGGCCAAGGCAAGATTGGGGATGGAACCTTGATTCGTTTCTATGATCCAGGTCATTTGCTCCTCCCAGCTATGAAGGATTTCCTTTTGACAACGGCTGAAGAAGCTGGCATTAAGTACCAATACTACTGTGGAAAAGGTGGAACAGACGCTGGAGCAGCTCATCTGAAAAATGGTGGTGTCCCATCTACAACTATCGGTGTCTGTGCTCGTTATATCCACTCTCACCAAACTCTCTACGCGATGGATGACTTCTTAGAAGCCCAAGCTTTCTTGCAAGCCTTGGTGAAAAAATTGGATCGTTCAACAGTAGATTTGATTAAACATTATTAA
- a CDS encoding bacteriocin immunity protein encodes MAEPNLESLIKDLYNHARQGLSEDLVAALLETAKKLPTTNEQLLAVRLSGLVTRELLTNPKHPAPELINLARFIKREEAKYRGTAVSAIMFGELFKML; translated from the coding sequence ATGGCAGAACCAAACCTAGAAAGCCTTATAAAAGATCTCTATAACCATGCTCGTCAGGGTTTGAGTGAAGATTTAGTTGCTGCTCTCCTAGAGACTGCTAAGAAACTGCCTACTACAAATGAGCAGTTACTAGCAGTCCGTCTCTCAGGACTGGTCACCCGTGAATTGCTCACCAATCCCAAACACCCAGCACCTGAGTTGATCAACTTGGCGCGTTTTATCAAAAGAGAAGAAGCCAAGTATAGGGGCACTGCAGTTTCTGCTATCATGTTTGGAGAACTCTTTAAAATGCTTTGA
- a CDS encoding Na/Pi cotransporter family protein: protein MSINWQEILFHFLGGLGLFLYSIKTMGDGLQQAAGDRLRFYIDKYTSNPFLGVLVGIVVTALIQSSTGVTVITVGLVSASLLTLRQAIGIIMGANIGTTVTSFIIGFKLGEYALPLIFLGTMFLFFTKNRTANNIGRILFGVGGIFYALNLISAGMSPLKDLPQFKEYMVTLGQNPILGVVAGAVITVLIQASSATIGILQGLYAGGFLDLKGSLPVLFGDNIGTTLTVIIAAAGANVSAKRVAATHVTFNVLGTILCLILLGPFTAMIEYFQALLHLSPEMTIAFSHGAFNVSNTIVQFPFIGALAYFVTKLIPGEDEVVKYEPLYLDEQLIQQSPSIALGNAKKELLHLGNYAAKAFDLSYTYIIGLDEKVAEKGHKTEEAINTIDEKLTRYLIRLSSESLSQKESEVLTNILDSSRDLERIGDHAEGLLNLTDYLQRKNVQFSDAALEELAEIYQATTTFIKDALDSVENNDIEKAQSLIERHKEINNMERVLRKTHIKRLNKGECSTQAGVNFIDIISHYTRVSDHAMNLAEKVIAEQI, encoded by the coding sequence ATGTCCATTAATTGGCAGGAAATTTTATTTCACTTTTTAGGAGGTCTAGGACTGTTTTTATACAGTATCAAGACCATGGGAGACGGTTTGCAACAAGCTGCTGGAGATCGCCTTCGTTTTTACATTGACAAGTACACTAGCAATCCCTTTTTAGGTGTTCTAGTCGGGATTGTCGTGACCGCCCTCATTCAGTCAAGTACAGGGGTTACAGTTATCACGGTTGGGTTGGTCAGTGCTAGTCTTCTCACTCTTAGACAGGCTATCGGAATTATCATGGGAGCCAACATCGGAACCACCGTTACTTCCTTTATCATCGGTTTCAAACTAGGCGAGTATGCTTTACCCTTGATTTTCCTTGGAACCATGTTCCTCTTCTTTACAAAAAACAGAACAGCAAACAATATCGGGCGCATCCTGTTTGGTGTTGGGGGAATCTTCTACGCCCTTAACCTCATCAGTGCCGGTATGAGTCCGCTTAAAGATTTACCACAATTCAAGGAATATATGGTAACCTTGGGACAAAATCCTATTTTAGGAGTAGTAGCTGGTGCAGTGATTACCGTCCTCATCCAGGCTTCCTCGGCTACAATCGGGATTTTGCAAGGTCTCTATGCAGGTGGGTTCCTTGATCTTAAAGGTTCACTACCAGTTCTCTTCGGGGATAATATCGGGACAACCTTAACCGTTATCATCGCAGCAGCTGGAGCCAATGTCTCAGCGAAACGCGTTGCAGCAACCCACGTTACCTTTAACGTTTTAGGAACTATTCTTTGCTTAATCCTATTAGGCCCCTTTACTGCTATGATCGAGTACTTCCAGGCACTCCTTCACCTCTCACCTGAGATGACCATCGCCTTCTCGCACGGTGCCTTTAACGTAAGTAACACCATTGTACAATTTCCATTCATCGGAGCCTTGGCCTACTTTGTAACCAAGCTCATCCCTGGTGAAGACGAGGTTGTCAAGTACGAGCCCCTCTATCTCGACGAGCAACTTATCCAGCAATCTCCTTCTATCGCTCTAGGAAATGCCAAAAAAGAACTCTTGCACTTAGGAAACTATGCAGCCAAAGCTTTTGACCTTTCTTATACCTATATCATCGGTTTGGATGAAAAGGTAGCTGAAAAAGGGCACAAGACAGAGGAAGCCATCAATACCATCGATGAAAAACTCACTCGTTACCTCATCAGACTCTCAAGCGAATCCTTGAGTCAAAAGGAAAGCGAAGTCTTGACCAACATCCTAGATTCATCTCGTGATTTGGAACGGATTGGGGACCACGCAGAAGGCTTGCTCAACCTAACAGACTACCTTCAACGTAAGAATGTTCAATTTTCTGATGCTGCTTTAGAGGAATTAGCTGAGATTTATCAAGCAACAACTACATTCATCAAGGATGCCCTTGATAGTGTGGAAAACAATGATATTGAAAAAGCTCAAAGTCTGATTGAACGCCATAAAGAAATCAACAATATGGAACGCGTTCTCAGAAAGACCCATATCAAACGCCTTAACAAAGGTGAATGTTCTACACAAGCTGGAGTCAACTTTATCGACATTATTTCCCATTACACTCGTGTATCTGATCACGCCATGAACCTTGCTGAAAAGGTCATCGCTGAACAAATTTAA
- a CDS encoding endo-beta-N-acetylglucosaminidase — protein MKDLFFEKRCRYSIRKLSIGACSLMIGSALFASPALAEQVAVPETAANTSAQATSASETTNPDTAALEKQLEETENKVAEQPISENTPAITDLVNEKEEAKPTPTDKTEKPAQPTEKEEVKPEETPQVAEKKADKPTLADVPKNEEKSLRPKEIKFDTWEDLLKWEPGAREDDPINRSSVELAKRHRGQLVNEKASRRAKVQALANTNSKAKDHASVGGEEFKAYAFDYWQYLDSMVFWEGLVPTPDVIDAGHRNGVPVYGTLFFNWSNSIADQEKFAAALKQDADGTFPIARKLVDLAKYYGFDGYFINQETTGELVAPLGEKMRQFMLYTKEYAAKVNHPIKYAWYDAMTYKYGRYHEDGLGDYNYQFMQKEGDKVPADQFFANFNWNKEKNDHSVEMAKWLERSQYDVFAGLELQQGGSYKTKVKWDALLDEKGKLRLSLGLFAPDTITSLGKTGEDYHKNEDIFFTGYQGDPTAQKPADKEWYGIANLVADRTPAVGRTFTTSFNTGHGRKWFVDGKVSKDSEWNYRSVSGVLPTWRWWQTSTGEKLRAEYDFTDAYNGGNSLKFSGDVAGKTDQDVNLYSTKLEVTEKTKLRVAHKGGKGSKVYMAFSTTPDYKFEDAAAWKELTLSDDWKNEEFDLSSLAGKTIYAVKLFFEHEGAVKDYQFNLGQLTISDNHQAPQAPTGLSVVKQSLKNAQEAEAVVQFSGNQDADFYEVYEKDGDNWRLLTGSSASTIYLPKVSRSANATGRTQELKVVAVGKNGLRSEAATASFNWGMTVQDTTLPRPLAENIVPGATVIGSTFPNTEGGEGIEGMLNGTITSLSDKWSSAQLSGSVDIRLTKPRTVVRWVMDHAGAGGESVNDGLMNTKDFDLYYKDTDGEWKLAKEVRGNKVHVTDITLDKPITAQDWRLHVITSDNGTPWKAIRIYNWKMYETLDTESQNIPMAKVAARSLGNHQVQLGFSDVPAGATITVYDKADSQIPIATLESETGGDLATAPLGFDKQPTLLYYRTQLPGKEISNTLAVAIPQDERKIAAVSLEKGPKKIVYKEGEKLDLRGGTLRVQYEGGQADELINLTHSGVTVSGYNAHQKGEQNLTLQYLGLPVSGELKVQVTGQDEGKPKEVAGLYITQKPKTDYLVGEQLDLAEGRFGVLYDDETEESHAFTDQGVEITGYDAQKTGRQTLALHYKGHTAEFDVLVSPKASVNDEYLKQEITAAQGRQSTLAYTFSSEDKQAALVEKLNAAKAVAENHNASQEEVNRALNELKQAGTNLDGNQRYQTAREELEGLLESVRAKDSQNELIAQAEALLSSQTPTPQAFAEMKEKLNKKLAPAEESHHVGSMDPNEVAPTVEALPELVIESETTAFERQERPNAELLKGQRQLVQAGVEGQVRRFVEVDTQGKRTLRSTEVVKESVPEITEVGTKVLSSNQPAEGVKDLVLEIPKLEIEEDTVAFNRQERPNASLLKGKRQLVQAGVEGQVRRFVEVDAQGKRTLHSIEVLKEALPEIVEVGTKEDQVSQTRDQALSAAPAKVEETSKELPNTGATRDASLVALGLLGVMSGYGLLARKMKEN, from the coding sequence ATGAAAGATCTATTTTTTGAAAAACGTTGCCGTTACAGTATTCGTAAGCTGTCAATCGGGGCTTGTTCCTTGATGATTGGTTCAGCTCTATTTGCGAGCCCAGCTCTTGCCGAACAAGTCGCAGTCCCTGAAACAGCTGCAAATACGAGCGCCCAAGCTACAAGCGCTAGTGAAACAACTAATCCAGATACTGCAGCCCTTGAAAAACAATTAGAGGAAACAGAGAACAAAGTAGCTGAGCAACCAATTTCAGAAAACACTCCAGCAATAACGGATCTGGTTAATGAAAAAGAAGAAGCAAAGCCAACTCCGACAGATAAAACTGAAAAACCTGCTCAACCAACTGAAAAAGAAGAAGTTAAACCAGAGGAAACTCCTCAAGTAGCTGAGAAGAAAGCCGACAAACCGACTCTAGCAGACGTTCCTAAAAATGAAGAAAAGAGTCTCCGACCAAAAGAAATCAAATTTGATACCTGGGAGGATTTGTTGAAATGGGAACCGGGTGCGCGTGAGGATGATCCCATTAACCGTTCATCAGTTGAACTCGCCAAGCGCCATAGAGGCCAGTTGGTTAACGAAAAAGCAAGCAGAAGAGCCAAGGTTCAGGCGCTGGCAAATACCAACTCAAAGGCCAAAGACCACGCTTCTGTTGGTGGAGAAGAATTCAAGGCCTATGCTTTTGACTACTGGCAATACTTGGATTCAATGGTCTTCTGGGAAGGTCTAGTTCCAACTCCAGATGTCATTGATGCCGGTCACCGCAACGGAGTTCCCGTTTATGGAACACTCTTTTTCAACTGGTCAAACAGTATTGCTGACCAAGAGAAATTTGCCGCTGCCTTGAAACAAGACGCAGATGGCACCTTCCCTATCGCACGGAAACTTGTCGATCTTGCTAAGTACTATGGCTTTGATGGCTATTTCATTAATCAGGAAACAACGGGGGAATTGGTAGCACCTCTTGGTGAAAAAATGCGCCAATTCATGCTCTATACAAAAGAATACGCAGCCAAAGTCAACCACCCGATCAAGTATGCTTGGTACGATGCCATGACCTACAAATACGGTCGTTACCACGAAGATGGTCTAGGTGATTACAACTACCAGTTCATGCAAAAAGAAGGTGACAAAGTCCCTGCAGATCAATTTTTTGCCAATTTCAACTGGAACAAGGAAAAGAATGACCACTCCGTAGAGATGGCCAAATGGCTAGAGCGTAGTCAATATGATGTCTTTGCAGGCTTGGAATTGCAACAAGGTGGTTCTTATAAGACCAAAGTCAAATGGGATGCCCTCTTAGATGAAAAAGGCAAGTTGCGTTTGTCACTTGGACTTTTTGCACCAGATACGATTACCAGTCTAGGAAAAACAGGCGAAGACTACCACAAGAACGAAGACATCTTCTTTACAGGTTACCAAGGAGATCCAACAGCTCAAAAACCAGCAGATAAAGAGTGGTATGGAATTGCCAATTTAGTTGCTGACCGTACACCAGCAGTAGGTCGAACCTTCACGACCTCCTTTAATACAGGTCATGGTAGAAAATGGTTTGTAGACGGCAAAGTTTCTAAGGATTCTGAGTGGAACTACCGTTCTGTTTCTGGTGTCTTGCCAACATGGCGCTGGTGGCAGACTTCAACAGGGGAAAAACTTCGTGCAGAATATGACTTTACAGATGCCTATAATGGAGGAAACTCCCTTAAATTCTCAGGCGATGTAGCTGGTAAGACGGACCAGGATGTGAATTTGTATTCTACCAAACTAGAAGTAACAGAGAAAACCAAACTTCGTGTTGCCCACAAGGGAGGAAAAGGCTCTAAAGTTTATATGGCTTTCTCTACAACACCAGACTACAAATTTGAGGATGCAGCTGCATGGAAAGAACTGACTCTCTCTGATGACTGGAAGAATGAAGAATTTGACCTCAGCTCACTAGCAGGTAAAACCATCTATGCAGTCAAACTCTTCTTCGAGCATGAAGGAGCTGTAAAAGATTATCAGTTCAACCTAGGTCAATTAACCATTTCAGACAATCACCAAGCGCCACAAGCCCCGACAGGTCTCTCTGTAGTGAAGCAATCTCTTAAGAATGCCCAAGAAGCTGAAGCAGTGGTTCAATTTTCGGGTAACCAAGATGCGGATTTCTATGAAGTCTACGAAAAAGACGGTGATAACTGGCGTTTGTTGACAGGATCATCTGCTTCAACCATCTACTTGCCAAAAGTTAGCCGTTCTGCTAATGCGACTGGTAGGACTCAAGAATTGAAAGTCGTTGCAGTTGGTAAAAATGGGCTCCGTTCTGAGGCTGCAACTGCGTCATTCAACTGGGGGATGACAGTTCAGGATACGACTCTTCCAAGACCTTTAGCTGAAAATATTGTTCCAGGGGCAACGGTTATTGGTAGCACTTTCCCGAATACTGAAGGCGGGGAAGGCATCGAAGGTATGTTGAATGGTACCATTACTAGCTTGTCAGATAAGTGGTCTTCAGCTCAGCTGAGCGGTAGTGTGGATATTCGCTTGACCAAGCCACGTACCGTTGTTAGATGGGTAATGGATCATGCAGGAGCTGGTGGTGAGTCTGTTAACGATGGTCTGATGAATACCAAGGACTTTGATCTTTATTACAAGGATACAGATGGCGAGTGGAAACTAGCTAAGGAAGTCCGTGGCAACAAAGTGCACGTTACAGATATCACTCTTGACAAACCAATCACTGCCCAAGACTGGCGTTTGCATGTCATTACATCTGATAACGGAACACCTTGGAAAGCCATTCGTATCTACAACTGGAAGATGTACGAAACCTTGGACACAGAAAGTCAAAATATTCCAATGGCTAAGGTAGCTGCTCGTTCACTTGGAAACCATCAAGTTCAACTTGGTTTCTCTGATGTTCCAGCGGGTGCAACTATCACCGTTTACGACAAGGCAGATTCACAAATACCAATTGCAACCTTGGAGTCTGAAACTGGAGGCGACTTGGCAACAGCACCATTGGGCTTTGACAAGCAACCAACTCTCCTCTACTATCGTACCCAACTACCTGGCAAAGAAATCAGTAACACCTTGGCAGTAGCAATTCCGCAGGATGAGAGAAAAATTGCTGCAGTTAGCCTTGAAAAAGGACCTAAGAAGATAGTTTACAAAGAGGGAGAAAAACTTGACCTTAGAGGTGGGACTCTCCGTGTTCAATACGAAGGGGGACAAGCCGATGAGCTGATCAACCTTACTCACTCAGGTGTGACAGTATCTGGCTACAACGCTCATCAAAAAGGGGAACAGAACCTAACACTTCAATACCTTGGTTTACCAGTGTCAGGTGAACTGAAAGTCCAAGTGACTGGTCAAGATGAAGGGAAGCCGAAAGAAGTAGCAGGCTTGTACATTACTCAGAAACCGAAAACAGACTATCTAGTAGGAGAGCAACTGGATCTTGCAGAAGGGCGCTTCGGCGTTCTCTATGATGATGAGACAGAAGAAAGCCATGCCTTCACAGATCAAGGTGTTGAAATTACGGGCTACGATGCTCAAAAGACTGGTCGTCAGACCTTGGCCTTGCATTACAAGGGACACACCGCTGAGTTTGATGTCTTGGTTTCTCCAAAGGCTTCAGTCAATGATGAGTACCTCAAACAAGAAATCACTGCTGCCCAAGGCCGTCAGTCAACCCTTGCCTACACCTTCTCAAGCGAGGACAAACAAGCAGCACTAGTAGAGAAGCTCAATGCAGCCAAAGCTGTAGCAGAAAACCATAATGCTAGCCAAGAAGAAGTCAATCGGGCTTTGAATGAGTTGAAACAAGCAGGGACAAACTTGGATGGAAATCAACGTTATCAAACTGCTAGAGAAGAATTGGAAGGCTTGCTCGAATCCGTCCGTGCAAAAGATTCTCAAAATGAGTTGATTGCCCAAGCTGAAGCTTTGTTGTCTTCACAAACACCAACTCCACAAGCTTTTGCGGAAATGAAAGAAAAGCTAAATAAGAAACTAGCTCCTGCAGAAGAAAGTCACCATGTTGGAAGTATGGATCCAAATGAAGTGGCTCCAACGGTTGAGGCCCTCCCTGAACTAGTTATTGAAAGTGAAACAACAGCCTTTGAACGTCAGGAGAGACCAAACGCCGAACTTCTCAAAGGCCAACGGCAGCTAGTGCAAGCAGGAGTTGAAGGCCAAGTTCGTCGCTTTGTAGAAGTAGATACCCAAGGCAAACGCACTCTTCGTTCGACTGAGGTAGTCAAGGAATCAGTCCCAGAAATCACCGAAGTTGGTACAAAAGTTCTGTCAAGTAACCAACCGGCTGAGGGAGTAAAAGACCTAGTTTTAGAAATTCCGAAACTAGAAATTGAAGAGGACACAGTGGCCTTCAATCGTCAAGAGCGACCAAATGCAAGCCTTCTCAAAGGCAAACGCCAGCTAGTTCAAGCAGGCGTTGAAGGTCAAGTTCGTCGCTTTGTAGAAGTTGATGCTCAGGGCAAACGCACCCTTCATTCTATTGAGGTTCTCAAGGAAGCTCTTCCAGAAATTGTTGAAGTAGGAACGAAAGAGGATCAAGTCTCACAAACAAGGGATCAAGCTCTTTCAGCAGCACCAGCAAAAGTTGAAGAAACAAGTAAAGAGCTTCCAAATACGGGAGCGACAAGAGATGCTAGTCTAGTAGCGCTGGGACTCCTCGGAGTAATGAGTGGCTACGGCTTGCTTGCTAGAAAGATGAAAGAAAACTAA
- a CDS encoding phosphoglycerate kinase, whose amino-acid sequence MAKLTVKDVDLKGKKVLVRVDFNVPVKDGVITNDNRITAALPTIKYILEQGGRAILFSHLGRVKEEADKEGKSLAPVAADLAAKLGQEVKFIPGVTRGAELEAAVNALEDGQVLLVENTRFEDVDGKKESKNDSELGKYWASLGDGIFVNDAFGTAHRAHASNVGISANVEKAVAGFLLENEIAYIQEAVEAPERPFVAILGGSKVSDKIGVIENLLEKADKVLIGGGMTYTFYKAQGIEIGNSLVEEDKLDVAKALLEKANGKLILPVDSKEANAFADYTEVKDTEGEAVDPGFLGLDIGPKSIAKFDEALTGAKTVVWNGPMGVFENPDFQAGTIGVMDAIVKQPGVKSIIGGGDSAAAAINLGRADKFSWISTGGGASMELLEGKVLPGLAALTEK is encoded by the coding sequence ATGGCAAAATTGACTGTTAAAGACGTTGACTTGAAAGGGAAAAAAGTTCTCGTTCGTGTTGACTTCAACGTACCTGTTAAAGATGGCGTGATTACCAATGACAACCGTATCACTGCAGCTCTTCCAACTATCAAGTACATCCTTGAACAAGGTGGACGTGCAATCCTCTTCTCTCACCTTGGCCGTGTAAAAGAAGAAGCAGACAAAGAAGGTAAATCACTTGCTCCTGTAGCTGCTGACTTAGCTGCTAAATTGGGACAAGAAGTTAAATTTATCCCAGGTGTTACACGTGGTGCTGAATTGGAAGCCGCTGTTAACGCTCTTGAAGATGGACAAGTTCTCTTGGTTGAAAACACTCGTTTCGAAGATGTTGACGGCAAGAAAGAATCTAAAAACGATTCTGAACTTGGTAAATACTGGGCATCTCTTGGAGATGGTATCTTCGTAAACGATGCATTCGGTACAGCTCACCGCGCACATGCATCTAACGTCGGTATCTCAGCAAACGTTGAAAAAGCTGTTGCTGGATTCCTTCTTGAAAATGAAATTGCCTACATCCAAGAAGCAGTTGAAGCTCCAGAACGTCCATTCGTGGCTATCCTTGGTGGTTCAAAAGTTTCAGACAAGATCGGTGTTATCGAAAACTTGCTTGAAAAAGCTGATAAAGTTCTTATCGGTGGTGGGATGACTTACACATTCTACAAAGCACAAGGTATCGAAATCGGTAACTCACTTGTAGAAGAAGACAAATTGGATGTTGCGAAAGCTCTTCTTGAAAAAGCAAACGGCAAATTGATCTTGCCAGTTGACTCAAAAGAAGCAAACGCATTTGCTGACTACACTGAAGTGAAAGACACTGAAGGTGAAGCAGTAGACCCAGGTTTCCTTGGTTTGGATATCGGTCCAAAATCTATCGCTAAATTTGACGAAGCTTTGACTGGTGCGAAAACAGTTGTATGGAACGGACCTATGGGTGTATTTGAAAACCCTGACTTCCAAGCTGGAACAATCGGTGTCATGGATGCTATCGTGAAACAACCAGGTGTTAAATCAATCATCGGTGGTGGTGACTCAGCTGCCGCAGCCATCAACCTTGGCCGTGCAGACAAGTTCTCATGGATCTCTACTGGTGGTGGAGCATCAATGGAACTCCTTGAAGGTAAAGTTCTTCCAGGATTGGCAGCCTTGACTGAAAAATAA